From Ictalurus punctatus breed USDA103 chromosome 2, Coco_2.0, whole genome shotgun sequence:
TCCAGCAGTTAACCAAACATCTGTTCATTAAGTCTTTCAAACAGCTGAATTAAGCAAATTAGGCACATCCCTATTCAGGGTCGTCTTCTTGAAGCATATGATTCAGTAATCTGAAGTGAAGAGTATAAGTCTGGGTCTCTCATATCACATACACTTACCGCCATATTTGGATCCATCTCCGGTTACAGCGTTGAGTGACAGGTTGGTTCTAATGTATCCAGGGCTGATGACTGACACATGTAGGCCAAACCGTTCCACCTCAGCCCGTAAGCAGTCGAAGAATGCCTGTGTCGCATGCTTGGAGGCTGcatctaaaacaaacaaatgttcatgtgtacattattttaaatcatgaaATTAGCAATAACCCAGTAAATACATTCCAGTAAATTCCCCAATATTAATTGCTTGTTGGTAGAATAGTAAATCCAGCTGTTTGTCATTCTACATAATTCCTCAAAAACTGTATTAAATAACTGCAAACCTGTGTTGCTTCTCCTTTGCACGTGTTTTATGGCATACaatcagaattaaaaaaaaaaacatgacacaaACAGGATTAAAAATGCTATATACCAATCTGAAATGTCCctcatttgtttttcacaccattctgtgtaaactctagaggctgttgtgtgtgaaaatcccaggagatcagcagtttctgaaatactaaaaccagcccatctggaaCCAACAACGAtaccacggttaaagtcacaaaACGGAGActacattttttcttcattttgatgtttgatgtgaacattaacggaagctcttgacctgtactgTATCTGCATGTCCAAAAGTATCCAGACACCTACTCATCCAAAATGTCTTCTACAATCATGTTCACGCCTACACTATCACCCTGTAATAGCCTCTACTGGAAATTTCTGGAATATTGATGCAGGGCTTTCCTTCCATTCAGCCAGAGGGGCACTactgaggtcagacactgaaatctttatagcaaaaacaaaagaattggcctttgCCTTTCCAGTattttcggaggggactgtgtaTGGACATTTGGAGCACTGGACAGACATAGTGGGATTGAGTTACACCACTATTGTGGACATTTTCTATTGTAAAAatctaacatttaaaaaaaaaaccaaccccaAGGTCTGATCTAGAAATCCACTTTTGATTAGTACATGTTTTTGGAAAGAGCAAATCAGGGATAGGATGTGTGTATACTCACAGGCAGATCTGTAGGGAATGGCAATCTTCCCCTGGACGCTGCTGATGACGACTATATGTCCAGCACCTCGTTCCACCATGGACGGAAGAATTGctaggaaaagaagaagaaaggatgCGTTTCAAGCGTTTTGATTCTTAAATCCCTGTTTTATTCAATAGCCCTTCCAATGTAGACATCTTTGAATCTAAATAAGGCCGCTTTTTAGTCACATTAACTGGGTGGATCATTTATATGCTAGACACAAAATTAGATTTAGATGACACAAAACCAGACTTAGAtgtgttgttttatttcttagtgaattcgttaacataattaaaatcggcagtcgtttgaaatctgcagcatttgtagatttttttcctttcagtggAATGATGTACTTCAAATactttggagatctttttatgtcccttgccagactcatagacatccacaacctttttcctGAAGGCCtaacagaactctttagatctttatatgatgacaccacacacctcaataacaaagggaacaccagacactagatgtgagacgggtataaataagacaggttccacctgcgctccctaagcaggttctaatcactggcacacaatcctgaacacctgattttaattttatggatttgaaggtgtgataaatgtaggggtgtactaactttttccatgtgactgatctgatttgttaatttaaaatgtgaaaattactacaaaatgtcaattttatgtgacatttgatagtgtatcaccttttattaataggcactgtttcaaagaggatcaaatgtttgcttgtccaaataggtcaaaaaagccaacaatttccatggggtgtacttattttttcacatgactatacaAAAATGCTGCAGCTGTCACCTTGAGTTAGAGCAACAGGGCCGAAGTAGTTTGTGTCCATGACGTCCTTCTGCACCGAGACGTGTGTGTCCAGGATGGACCCGCGGTAGCTAATGCCTGCGTTGTTAACCAGGACGTCCACGTGACCGTGGCATTTCAGAATCTCTGCTGCTGCGCTGGCGACTGTCTCCGTGTcagagaggtcaaaggtcactgtGCAGGGTGTATAGGTCTGACCAGACAAACAAAGATACAAATAACATTTGGTATTGTATCGTTATCTTGTATAAGTAGAGGCTGCTGGTGGTTATTCAGAGTGTGAGCCTGTCTGTGTACCTTTGTTTTGCCATCTGTTTTAACCCCCAACTCCTCTACGACCTCCTGTAGTCTCTTCTGGTCACGTCCACACAGGATAAGTCGTGCTCCCGCAGCATGAAAGACTCGCGCACATTCTGAGGAAACCCTACACATGTGTTAGGCCTCCAAAACAATGGGGGATAAAAACCCTCACTGTGCTACATATTAGCATTATTGTGTGCTAAGTGTAACCAATCATCAGCA
This genomic window contains:
- the dhrs7b gene encoding dehydrogenase/reductase SDR family member 7B, producing MGLGLRRMERLAGVGVGPLAIGAVGVLLLLQIIRRVRRKQVLQDKVVVITGASSGLGKECARVFHAAGARLILCGRDQKRLQEVVEELGVKTDGKTKTYTPCTVTFDLSDTETVASAAAEILKCHGHVDVLVNNAGISYRGSILDTHVSVQKDVMDTNYFGPVALTQAILPSMVERGAGHIVVISSVQGKIAIPYRSAYAASKHATQAFFDCLRAEVERFGLHVSVISPGYIRTNLSLNAVTGDGSKYGVMDKTTAAGWDPVDVAHAVLKAVTYRQKDVLLAGPLPALAVYLRTLWPAAFFRLMASRAKKEKGIKEQ